One segment of Streptomyces roseifaciens DNA contains the following:
- a CDS encoding DNA cytosine methyltransferase produces the protein MAQPIPIPRPARPLPRVLDLFCCAGGAGMGYARAGFVVDGVDIADRPNYPFPYHRGDALDRLATLISTGEIAAYTLVHASPPCQDKCSLTVGTNRSRGWGGRHEDLVAPTRALLDETGLPYVIEQPNGRAEIRKDLTLYGEMFGLGVIRHRNFELGRWSAPRPEHLAHRGRVRGYRHGRLYDGPYVAAYGNGGGKPSVAELQAAMGIDWTDVREELIEAIPPAYSQWIGAQFLTTEGRAAA, from the coding sequence ATGGCCCAACCGATACCGATTCCGCGACCCGCCCGGCCCCTGCCGCGGGTGCTGGATCTGTTCTGCTGCGCCGGCGGCGCAGGCATGGGCTACGCCCGTGCCGGGTTCGTGGTCGACGGCGTGGACATCGCCGACCGGCCGAACTACCCCTTCCCCTACCACCGCGGCGACGCGCTCGACCGACTCGCCACCCTGATCAGCACTGGCGAGATCGCCGCGTACACCCTGGTGCATGCCTCCCCGCCCTGCCAGGACAAGTGCTCCCTGACCGTGGGCACCAACCGCTCACGGGGATGGGGCGGCCGCCACGAAGACCTTGTGGCGCCCACTCGCGCCCTGCTCGATGAGACCGGGCTGCCGTATGTGATCGAGCAGCCCAACGGCCGTGCCGAGATCCGCAAAGACCTCACCCTGTACGGGGAGATGTTCGGACTCGGGGTGATCCGGCACCGCAACTTCGAACTCGGCCGCTGGTCGGCGCCGCGGCCGGAGCATTTGGCGCATCGGGGGCGGGTGCGCGGCTACCGCCACGGCCGGCTCTACGACGGCCCGTACGTCGCCGCCTACGGCAACGGCGGAGGTAAGCCCAGCGTGGCGGAACTGCAGGCCGCGATGGGCATCGACTGGACGGACGTCCGGGAAGAGCTGATCGAGGCGATCCCCCCGGCCTACTCCCAGTGGATCGGCGCCCAGTTCCTCACCACCGAAGGGAGGGCCGCGGCATGA
- a CDS encoding bifunctional DNA primase/polymerase — translation MTEPLRTALDLAAAGVPVLPLRVGKVPFGNCRACAKNACGGRPNMKNPGSCECTSVCHAWAAATTDPCVLASPAWASAWREAAAVAYHPGGAGLTVVDLDNAAAVAWARETLPATRTVQTTRGEHWIYRGTMSSSNAVRPDVDIKSLMSYARWLGPGTGTMTDLPGAVRALVVKKPSAARPVVTVPALAGGGECRHRTPAYLERGIAMAEQRITEARSAVHATVYRTFLAVLSAHGRCGCLTDEHIARLFAAAQTKGESPRHCTDAWTNARTRLGL, via the coding sequence ATGACCGAGCCCCTGCGCACTGCGCTGGACCTCGCGGCGGCCGGCGTGCCTGTGCTGCCCCTGCGTGTGGGCAAGGTGCCGTTCGGCAACTGCCGCGCGTGCGCCAAAAACGCCTGCGGCGGCCGACCGAACATGAAGAACCCGGGTTCCTGCGAGTGCACCAGCGTCTGCCACGCCTGGGCCGCAGCCACCACCGACCCCTGCGTCCTCGCCTCGCCAGCGTGGGCGTCCGCATGGCGTGAGGCGGCGGCCGTCGCCTACCACCCCGGCGGGGCCGGGCTGACCGTGGTGGACCTCGACAACGCCGCGGCCGTCGCGTGGGCCCGCGAGACCCTGCCCGCAACCCGGACCGTGCAGACGACCCGCGGCGAACACTGGATCTACCGCGGCACCATGTCGTCGTCCAACGCGGTTCGACCTGACGTCGACATCAAGTCGCTCATGTCCTACGCCCGGTGGCTCGGCCCCGGAACCGGCACCATGACCGATCTTCCCGGCGCCGTGCGCGCGCTGGTCGTGAAGAAGCCCTCCGCGGCCCGGCCTGTCGTGACCGTGCCCGCGCTGGCCGGGGGCGGGGAGTGCCGGCACCGCACGCCCGCCTATCTGGAGCGTGGCATCGCCATGGCCGAGCAGCGCATCACGGAGGCCCGCAGCGCGGTCCACGCCACCGTGTACCGGACCTTCCTCGCCGTACTTTCCGCCCATGGCCGGTGCGGCTGCCTCACCGACGAGCACATCGCGAGGCTGTTCGCCGCCGCTCAGACCAAGGGGGAGTCGCCCCGGCACTGCACCGACGCGTGGACCAACGCCCGCACCAGGCTGGGACTGTGA
- a CDS encoding helix-turn-helix domain-containing protein, giving the protein METADIATAPLAAGQGQIDGFCGSLHPYGDAMTLASSERATTVEPLFYKIPDAERALNLSRTVIYGLIRTGRLRAVKEGRARLIPASAIHEYAALLEREAGEQK; this is encoded by the coding sequence ATGGAGACGGCTGACATCGCCACTGCTCCCCTTGCCGCAGGTCAGGGCCAGATCGACGGTTTCTGCGGCTCCCTCCACCCCTACGGAGATGCCATGACACTCGCCTCCTCGGAGCGGGCCACGACGGTCGAGCCCCTCTTCTACAAGATCCCGGACGCCGAACGTGCCCTGAACCTGAGCCGGACGGTCATCTACGGCCTGATACGCACCGGCCGTCTCCGCGCCGTCAAGGAAGGGCGCGCCCGGCTCATCCCCGCATCCGCCATCCACGAGTACGCCGCGCTGCTGGAGCGCGAGGCAGGAGAACAGAAGTGA